From Musa acuminata AAA Group cultivar baxijiao chromosome BXJ3-8, Cavendish_Baxijiao_AAA, whole genome shotgun sequence, one genomic window encodes:
- the LOC103994585 gene encoding abscisic acid receptor PYL10, whose translation MQAGEGITTRSPAAEGGAPAGLTAEEYAGLRSAIETHHRYDVGPGQCSSILAQRIRAPAATVWSVVRRFDRPQIYKHFIRNCALKDGSDGGGELRPGCLREVSVITGLPASTSTERLDLIDDGRRVLGFTIVGGEHRLRNYRSVTTVDELPAGEGGEPRTVVLESYVVDVPEGNTVDDTKLFADTVVRLNLQKLASVTEAATRSEKK comes from the coding sequence ATGCAGGCCGGCGAAGGAATTACGACCCGATCTCCGGCAGCAGAAGGAGGGGCTCCGGCGGGTCTGACGGCGGAGGAGTATGCGGGCCTGCGCTCCGCGATCGAAACCCACCATCGGTACGACGTCGGCCCGGGACAATGCTCCTCCATCCTCGCCCAGCGGATCCGGGCCCCGGCCGCCACCGTCTGGTCGGTGGTCCGGCGGTTCGACCGTCCCCAGATCTACAAGCACTTCATCCGGAACTGCGCCCTCAAGGACGGGAGTGACGGCGGTGGCGAGCTCCGACCGGGGTGCCTCCGCGAGGTCAGCGTCATAACCGGCCTCCCGGCGAGCACCAGCACCGAGCGCCTCGACCTCATCGACGACGGCCGGCGTGTGCTCGGCTTCACCATCGTCGGCGGAGAGCACCGCCTCCGGAACTACCGGTCCGTTACCACCGTCGACGAGCTCCCCGCGGGGGAGGGCGGGGAGCCCCGGACGGTGGTTCTCGAGTCGTACGTGGTGGACGTGCCGGAGGGGAACACCGTGGATGACACAAAGCTGTTCGCCGACACCGTCGTCCGCCTCAACCTCCAGAAGCTCGCCTCGGTGACGGAGGCAGCGACGCGATCTGAGAAGAAGTGA